The Candidatus Saccharimonadales bacterium nucleotide sequence AAGAGCTCAACGATCGTAAAGCCTTTTTCTGACTTCATTTTTTTAATGTTTGCAAAACTCACTCGTTATGCGCCCCCTAATTTAGCACTGCGTATTACTAATAATATACAACGCATGATCTGCAAGCACAAGCTTAATGAAATTATTGCTCTGATATGAACGGACATCCAGCGAGGCTTATCCATGCTGGATCAACACCTTCTCGAAGGACGACGGTACCATCTGGATAAACATCGACACGCCCATAGTTATTTGTAGTTGGATAGGTAACCATGTTGCATATAATTATCTCTTTTGGTCGTTTACCGACCGGCAATGTAAATAGGACAGTTCCACTTGTTGTTGTGCCACTTTTTATAAGACCCTTCATGAACACCATTCCATCAGCGGATTCGGTATACTGCGCGGCTGAGAAGCCGCCACCGTAATTTACCCAGCCGTTACCGAGAGTTGCTGCTGTCCATCCAAGTATAGGCGTCGGTAAGTATATTAATTGAGTAGATGTAAATCCAGCTCCCGCTTGACCTCTAGCCACTATATAACCTGATGCGCTAAGCATGATGGAATTGGCTGAGCTACTGCTTGCATTATAGAGATCAAATCCTGCCACAGTAGATCCCGCTGGGAGTTTAAACATATTTGTGCCGTTAGTAACGGTACCGCTAGATGGAAGACCCTGGATGTGTACGCGTCCTAGGCTATCTTTTGCAGCTTGAACGGGCGCAAACCTTGAGTCGTTCCACTTGCCCCAGCCGTTATAAGCTGTTAAATTTGTAAAATTATAGTCACCATTTGCGATAAAAGTAAGGCCTGAAAGGTTTGTCCAACTCGTACTTCCCCCGACCCAGATTATATTGCCAGCCGTATCAATATCAATACGACCAGTAGCACCTCCGCTTACGGCTACTTCAAACAGTAGGCGGTAACTAGGCCTATATCCTGGGGGAAGTGTACATAAGACCTCGCTACCATTACCGGTGCCGTTCTTAACAAGACCCTTGAGAACGACAACGTCTGCCGAAGTTTTAGTAAATGCTGCTGCAGCATGCGGAGCTCCGTAATTTACCCAGCTATTTTGTAGTGCACAAGCTGTCCAGTCAGGTATAAGATAACTTGATGTTCCACTCGGCGATGTACCAGTTGGATTATTGGCAGCTACACGAATTGAAACAGTATTACTACGGTATGCATTGATCGTATAAGAAGTAGATGATGTCCCACCTGGCACATCAATCCATCCAGTTCCGTTGATATTGTAGGATATAACGTAAGATGTTGCGCTCGAAATGGCTGGCCATGTGAATGTGACTTGTGCAGGACCAGATAATCTACCTGTTACAACGGGCGCATTAGGCTGTTCAACCGCACTGCTGTTAA carries:
- a CDS encoding fibronectin type III domain-containing protein, with the protein product MQLSNKKIHGFTLVELLVVTPIVLLIISSFVVVLINLTGDALINREQLVQAKDNQSALDRIEQDVRLSNRFLAQNRTIMNSPQGVNDNTTNFTNVGAGNGTALILQTISTDKNPIDTSRNLVFLTNSPNACASPLVTSNSPYYVNIAYFVKNTNLYRRVLMTYNPSPAPCVTPWQQPTCTTGLQNGNTCISEDSILATGVSSLNLDYYTDPSSSTAITDASSTSLTVTQRDSALANANSVKASITLAKTISGRNISYSGSTRVTKLNSSAVEQPNAPVVTGRLSGPAQVTFTWPAISSATSYVISYNINGTGWIDVPGGTSSTSYTINAYRSNTVSIRVAANNPTGTSPSGTSSYLIPDWTACALQNSWVNYGAPHAAAAFTKTSADVVVLKGLVKNGTGNGSEVLCTLPPGYRPSYRLLFEVAVSGGATGRIDIDTAGNIIWVGGSTSWTNLSGLTFIANGDYNFTNLTAYNGWGKWNDSRFAPVQAAKDSLGRVHIQGLPSSGTVTNGTNMFKLPAGSTVAGFDLYNASSSSANSIMLSASGYIVARGQAGAGFTSTQLIYLPTPILGWTAATLGNGWVNYGGGFSAAQYTESADGMVFMKGLIKSGTTTSGTVLFTLPVGKRPKEIIICNMVTYPTTNNYGRVDVYPDGTVVLREGVDPAWISLAGCPFISEQ